A genome region from Nicotiana tabacum cultivar K326 chromosome 13, ASM71507v2, whole genome shotgun sequence includes the following:
- the LOC107787114 gene encoding uncharacterized protein LOC107787114, with the protein MSQLDPTIFKTIVPSRYITFIIPNPLLHLDHFHSQELRISILDSPLPSKPTQIAAMLVPINRESDWIFSTEQGHLQLLLTFSHLSRLIIIGNSPNSPHPTSYNHSPVLSNCIADSSVVEEKLLPLLIELTPTLAFRRTGGGLPEIPEIPFLSYEDGVIRSLVLERCVGQCVGEMLVEDVELELENGDREFRRRLRFKRMPNLVQTQIRIRPKKVDFVDMEGVEFEVVDDGILVNPYLTPMVAGLSVIASYLDAQIGKGIKPKALCLGVGGGALLGFLSSQLGFLVLGVEIDHVVLEVARRYFGLVHGDLVHVCVGDAIEMIEKFATSVENDGLHGCCDLDGSDCLGQFHGKFDVIMVDLDSSNASMGTSAPPLQFLQKSVLLAAKTLLSKDGAVIINVIPSDQSSYKQVIAEFQEVFAGLYEIDVGNGENFVLIASTSEIGHVFCHYQSKFPNKLKQVSGSYVDSIRMI; encoded by the coding sequence ATGTCGCAACTGGATCCAACTATCTTCAAAACCATAGTCCCATCCCGCTACATTACCTTCATAATCCCAAACCCTTTACTTCATCTCGATCACTTCCATTCTCAAGAACTCCGCATTTCAATTCTTGATTCACCCCTCCCTTCAAAACCGACTCAAATTGCAGCAATGTTAGTTCCAATAAATCGCGAATCAGACTGGATTTTTTCTACAGAACAAGGTCATCTTCAACTCCTCCTCACTTTTTCTCATCTCTCTCGCCTCATAATCATCGGCAATTCACCGAATTCGCCACACCCCACTTCGTATAATCATTCTCCAGTACTCTCCAATTGTATAGCTGATTCATCTGTTGTTGAAGAAAAATTGTTGCCGTTGTTGATTGAGTTGACACCCACATTGGCATTTCGTCGAACAGGTGGTGGGCTACCTGAAATACCTGAAATTCCGTTCTTGAGCTATGAAGATGGGGTAATTCGGAGTCTGGTATTGGAAAGATGTGTTGGACAATGTGTTGGAGAAATGCTGGTAGAAGATGTGGAGTTGGAATTGGAAAATGGGGATAGAGAGTTTAGGAGGAGATTGAGATTCAAGAGAATGCCGAATTTGGTACAAACTCAGATAAGAATCCGTCCCAAGAAAGTGGATTTTGTTGATATGGAAGGCGTTGAATTTGAGGTAGTTGATGATGGGATTCTAGTTAATCCTTATTTGACTCCAATGGTAGCTGGTCTTTCAGTAATCGCTTCATATTTGGATGCGCAAATTGGAAAAGGGATAAAGCCAAAAGCCTTGTGTTTGGGTGTTGGAGGAGGGGCGCTTCTTGGTTTTTTGAGTTCCCAATTAGGTTTTCTAGTCTTGGGTGTTGAGATTGATCATGTTGTTTTGGAGGTTGCAAGGAGATATTTCGGGTTGGTACATGGTGACTTAGTCCATGTGTGTGTTGGAGATGCGATAGAAATGATTGAAAAATTCGCGACTAGTGTAGAAAATGATGGTTTACATGGTTGTTGTGATTTGGACGGGAGTGattgtttgggccaatttcatgGTAAGTTTGATGTGATCATGGTTGATTTAGACTCGAGCAATGCTAGTATGGGTACGAGTGCTCCTCCTCTACAGTTTTTGCAAAAGTCGGTGTTGTTGGCTGCAAAGACATTGCTTAGCAAAGATGGTGCTGTAATCATAAATGTGATTCCTTCAGACCAGTCATCTTACAAGCAAGTAATTGCTGAATTTCAAGAAGTTTTTGCAGGGCTGTATGAGATAGATGTTGGGAATGGAGAGAACTTTGTTCTAATTGCCTCTACCTCAGAAATTGGACATGTTTTCTGTCATTATCAAAGTAAATTTCCGAATAAGTTGAAACAAGTATCAGGATCTTATGTGGACTCTATAAGAATGATCTGA